From the genome of Gemmatimonadota bacterium, one region includes:
- a CDS encoding mobile mystery protein A — translation MGRLEDLRIRQLDEALTPFQALRERPPPGQGWARTVREALGMSLRQLAERTGLSKTAVHSAESNESKGTIRLDSLRKLAEAMDCDLVYAMVPRDSLSNILERQAEHLAASLVARVSESMELEAQGVPMSERRRQTSEITADVLRDRGRNFWDVR, via the coding sequence ATGGGTAGACTTGAGGATTTACGGATACGGCAGCTGGACGAGGCACTGACCCCGTTCCAGGCTCTCCGCGAGCGCCCGCCGCCTGGTCAGGGTTGGGCGAGGACCGTTCGTGAAGCCCTCGGGATGTCCCTGCGGCAGTTGGCCGAACGAACCGGCCTCTCGAAGACCGCGGTCCACAGCGCCGAGTCCAATGAATCCAAAGGAACGATACGGCTTGATTCGCTCAGAAAACTGGCCGAGGCAATGGATTGCGACCTGGTATATGCCATGGTGCCGCGGGACTCGCTCAGCAACATCCTCGAGCGGCAAGCTGAACACCTCGCTGCGAGCCTGGTCGCGCGGGTCTCGGAGTCGATGGAGTTGGAGGCCCAGGGAGTCCCCATGAGCGAAAGGCGACGCCAGACCAGTGAGATCACCGCGGACGTTCTCCGGGACCGGGGTAGGAACTTCTGGGATGTTCGATAA
- a CDS encoding mobile mystery protein B, whose product MFDNEPEGATPVDADEAADLLPSHIQNRGELNLWEQENILEAAAWVLRARTPALGEPTVRELHRRMFDQTWAWAGRYRTSDKNIGAYWAIIQEEVRKLVDYGVFWMEHGTFPIDEAALRLHHRLVKIHPFPNGNGRHARLWCDMLLHQSGRAPFAWKSRELDEAGDARGAYIRALRSADGNDYEPLFTLFLEDRGPC is encoded by the coding sequence ATGTTCGATAACGAACCGGAAGGCGCCACCCCGGTTGATGCGGATGAGGCGGCGGACTTACTCCCCTCCCACATCCAAAACCGTGGTGAGCTCAACCTGTGGGAGCAGGAGAACATCCTCGAGGCAGCCGCCTGGGTCCTTCGCGCCCGGACTCCCGCCCTTGGCGAACCCACGGTCAGAGAATTGCATCGGCGGATGTTCGACCAGACCTGGGCATGGGCCGGTCGCTACAGGACGTCAGACAAGAACATCGGAGCATACTGGGCCATCATTCAGGAAGAGGTCCGGAAGCTGGTTGACTATGGAGTCTTCTGGATGGAGCACGGCACCTTCCCGATCGATGAGGCCGCCCTGCGACTCCACCACCGCCTGGTCAAGATCCACCCCTTCCCCAACGGAAACGGTCGGCATGCCCGCCTCTGGTGTGACATGCTTCTCCACCAGAGTGGCCGCGCGCCGTTCGCTTGGAAGAGCCGCGAACTGGACGAAGCGGGGGACGCGCGCGGCGCCTACATCCGAGCTCTGCGATCCGCCGATGGCAACGACTACGAACCGTTGTTCACCCTGTTCCTCGAGGATCGCGGTCCCTGCTAG
- a CDS encoding type II toxin-antitoxin system VapC family toxin produces the protein MNVVDSSGWIEYFVGGPNAGFFEQPLHEIESLLVPSVTVLEVYRYVLRERGRGDALTVAAAMRQGRVIDLDQGLAIEAADLGANHGLPLADSIIYASALVYDATLWTQDADFEGLDQVEYRAKA, from the coding sequence GTGAACGTCGTCGACTCCTCGGGATGGATCGAGTACTTCGTGGGAGGGCCCAACGCCGGCTTCTTCGAACAGCCACTCCACGAGATAGAGAGCCTTCTCGTGCCCTCGGTCACGGTCCTGGAGGTGTATCGCTACGTGCTGCGGGAACGTGGGCGGGGGGACGCATTGACCGTTGCCGCCGCCATGCGACAGGGGCGAGTGATTGACCTGGATCAGGGACTCGCCATCGAAGCGGCCGATCTCGGCGCGAACCACGGCCTCCCGCTGGCCGACAGCATCATCTATGCGTCGGCGCTCGTGTACGACGCCACGCTTTGGACTCAGGACGCCGACTTCGAAGGGTTGGATCAGGTAGAGTACCGGGCCAAGGCGTGA
- a CDS encoding AbrB/MazE/SpoVT family DNA-binding domain-containing protein, producing the protein MSTVTVSSKYQVVIPKDVRDRLNIRPGQKVEAFAIAGRIELVPIRPVSEMRGFLRGMDPNFEREPDRDL; encoded by the coding sequence GTGTCCACGGTCACAGTGTCCAGCAAATATCAGGTGGTCATTCCCAAGGATGTGCGAGATCGCCTCAACATCCGCCCAGGCCAGAAGGTCGAAGCCTTCGCCATAGCGGGGAGGATCGAGCTCGTGCCCATCCGCCCCGTTTCGGAGATGCGGGGCTTTCTCCGGGGAATGGACCCGAACTTCGAGCGTGAGCCGGACCGCGACCTGTGA
- a CDS encoding zinc ribbon domain-containing protein, whose amino-acid sequence MPIFEYRCSSCGRELEHLVLESSRAPTCSSCGSHDLERIMSRSAVSSEHTQARATRGLRAKNRALRQDHSREEVKRVAAHAADHDE is encoded by the coding sequence ATGCCTATCTTCGAATACCGCTGTTCTTCGTGCGGACGTGAGCTCGAACACCTGGTGCTGGAGTCCTCTCGCGCGCCCACGTGCTCCTCGTGCGGAAGCCACGACCTCGAGAGGATCATGTCGAGGTCCGCGGTGAGCTCGGAGCACACGCAGGCGCGCGCCACACGTGGCCTTCGGGCCAAGAACCGGGCGCTGCGGCAGGATCATTCCCGCGAGGAAGTGAAGCGGGTCGCGGCGCACGCAGCCGATCACGACGAATGA
- a CDS encoding DUF1592 domain-containing protein, whose product MKDRRSTTGHASIVALVLGVGIALVVIAATPHPTAIDPDDVRAVLDEYCVRCHNERRLRGGLALDVLDVEEPSAASEEWETVIRKLRTGTMPPGDVARPNPAEYDLVASWLETELDRAAAEAEPNPGTTNPVHRLNRLEYNNAINDLFALEVDVQSLLPGDETADGSFDNFADVLSITTTHMERYMSVARQVTRLATGLPPVAPGVETFEIPLHVVQDQRQSEDLPFASRGGIAVRYDFPVDGEYLLKIRLRRQYQDYLMGMGWPQQLDLRLDGALVERFTVGGGALDSRPAAASYAGSGEPGSFGAPAWEVYMQTGGDAHLEARVTVEAGPAVVGVSFIREQWEPELLPQPLQRGRVLTNDQIYMGYASVHSVQIGGPYETTGTVADTPSRNEIFVCRPETGAREDACAEQILSRMARRAYRRPATQDDVDVLLDFFRQGRAQGGSFDTGIQLALERLVVDPEFLVRVSRVPAGVEADEVYDLSDVEVASRLSFFLWSSIPDEHLLELAEDGRLTDPAVFEEQVRRMLADPRAINALVEGFAAQWLNLRLLPEKLADPLKYPDFDESLLDAFQQETEMFIASTLRNDRPIVELLSADYTYVNERLARFYGIPGVYGSRPRRVTLPNPERRGGLLGHGGLMAITSYPDRTSPVLRGKWLLDNILGANLPPPPANVDTSLDQGAGTAALGIRERLERHRSDRLCASCHSLMDPLGFALENFDAVGGWRDFDEFGDPVDSRGTWPSGVELGGVAALRSFLLEHDEQFVRTVTEKLMSYALGRPLEHFDQPTVRQIVRDAEAGGYRWSSIVLGITKSQAFLMRRSVEAS is encoded by the coding sequence ATGAAGGACCGACGCTCCACAACTGGGCATGCGTCCATCGTCGCGCTGGTCCTCGGTGTCGGGATCGCGCTGGTGGTGATCGCCGCCACGCCCCACCCAACCGCGATCGACCCGGATGACGTGCGAGCGGTCCTCGACGAGTACTGCGTTCGCTGTCACAACGAGAGGCGCCTGCGGGGCGGATTGGCGCTCGACGTGTTGGACGTGGAAGAGCCGAGCGCGGCGTCTGAGGAGTGGGAGACGGTGATCCGGAAGCTGCGCACGGGCACGATGCCGCCGGGTGACGTGGCACGGCCCAATCCGGCCGAGTACGACCTGGTGGCGAGCTGGCTGGAGACGGAGCTCGACCGGGCGGCTGCGGAGGCCGAGCCCAACCCGGGCACGACCAATCCGGTGCATCGTCTCAACCGCCTGGAGTACAACAACGCGATCAACGACCTGTTCGCGCTCGAGGTGGACGTGCAGTCCCTCTTGCCGGGTGACGAGACGGCGGACGGCAGCTTCGACAATTTCGCGGACGTGCTCTCGATCACGACCACCCACATGGAGCGGTACATGTCGGTGGCGCGGCAGGTGACACGCCTGGCTACCGGCCTACCTCCCGTGGCTCCCGGGGTGGAGACCTTCGAGATCCCGCTGCACGTCGTGCAGGATCAGCGGCAAAGTGAAGACCTCCCCTTCGCTTCTCGGGGCGGCATCGCGGTGCGATACGATTTCCCGGTGGATGGGGAGTACCTGCTCAAAATCCGGCTGCGCAGGCAGTACCAGGACTACCTGATGGGCATGGGATGGCCGCAGCAGCTCGATCTCCGGCTCGATGGAGCGCTCGTCGAGAGGTTCACGGTGGGCGGAGGTGCGCTCGACTCGAGGCCCGCAGCCGCCAGCTACGCGGGCTCGGGCGAGCCGGGTTCCTTCGGGGCTCCGGCGTGGGAAGTGTACATGCAGACCGGTGGCGACGCGCATCTGGAGGCGCGGGTGACGGTCGAGGCGGGGCCTGCGGTGGTCGGGGTGTCGTTCATCAGGGAGCAGTGGGAGCCGGAATTGCTACCGCAGCCGCTTCAGAGAGGGCGGGTCCTGACGAACGATCAGATCTACATGGGTTACGCGAGCGTGCACTCGGTCCAGATCGGGGGGCCGTACGAGACCACCGGAACGGTGGCGGACACTCCGAGCCGTAACGAGATCTTCGTGTGCCGTCCGGAGACGGGCGCACGAGAAGACGCGTGCGCCGAACAGATCCTGTCGAGGATGGCCCGACGCGCCTATCGCCGGCCCGCCACGCAAGACGACGTCGACGTGCTGCTCGACTTCTTCCGTCAGGGTCGTGCACAAGGTGGAAGCTTCGACACAGGGATCCAACTCGCGTTGGAGCGACTCGTGGTGGATCCGGAGTTTCTCGTGCGCGTCAGCCGTGTGCCGGCCGGGGTCGAGGCGGACGAGGTTTACGACCTCAGTGACGTGGAGGTCGCCTCCCGGCTGTCCTTCTTCCTGTGGAGCAGCATCCCAGACGAACACTTGCTCGAGTTGGCGGAAGACGGTCGCCTGACGGATCCCGCCGTTTTCGAGGAGCAGGTTCGCAGGATGTTGGCCGATCCGCGTGCGATCAACGCACTGGTAGAGGGCTTTGCGGCTCAGTGGCTGAACCTGCGCCTCCTCCCCGAGAAGCTCGCCGACCCGCTCAAGTATCCTGATTTCGATGAGAGTCTCCTGGACGCGTTCCAGCAGGAGACGGAGATGTTCATCGCCAGTACTCTGCGCAACGATCGTCCGATCGTGGAGTTGCTGAGCGCGGACTACACCTATGTGAACGAACGCTTGGCGAGGTTCTACGGGATCCCGGGTGTGTACGGAAGCCGCCCGCGGCGGGTCACGCTACCGAACCCCGAGCGACGCGGGGGTCTGCTCGGGCACGGAGGGCTGATGGCGATCACCTCGTACCCGGACCGCACGTCGCCCGTGTTGCGGGGCAAGTGGCTGCTGGACAATATCTTGGGTGCGAACCTACCACCGCCGCCGGCCAACGTCGATACGAGCTTGGACCAGGGTGCGGGAACGGCGGCGCTGGGCATCCGCGAGCGGCTGGAACGGCACCGGAGCGATCGCCTGTGTGCCAGTTGCCATTCGCTCATGGATCCTCTGGGCTTCGCGCTGGAGAATTTCGATGCCGTGGGTGGATGGCGGGACTTCGATGAATTTGGTGATCCGGTGGATAGCCGCGGGACGTGGCCCAGCGGGGTCGAGCTCGGCGGAGTGGCAGCGTTGCGGTCATTCTTGCTCGAGCATGATGAGCAGTTCGTTCGCACAGTAACCGAGAAGCTCATGTCGTACGCGTTGGGACGTCCACTGGAGCACTTCGATCAGCCGACGGTGCGCCAGATCGTGCGCGACGCTGAAGCGGGCGGCTACCGCTGGTCATCGATCGTACTCGGAATCACTAAAAGCCAGGCCTTCCTAATGCGCAGGTCCGTGGAAGCGAGCTGA
- a CDS encoding DUF1552 domain-containing protein has translation MMTILGKSLPRRTLIKGLGASLALPLLDAMVPVGLRGLSAPERVHRFQTFYVPNGMAMDYWSPVGIGADFELTPILEPLAPFKDQMLVLSGIRANWNQIHAGASGSFLTGIPQGGRTETEIVADVSMDQVLAREFGRITQVASLELAMDAPANAGACSSNLSCVYTHTLSWRGPTQPLPTEYNPRAVFERLFGDAGSTERGARENRLRQQKSILDSVLDKLGQLSREIGAQDQIKVEQYTEAIRDVERRIERAEAQIDIELPNFEQPEGAPADFEDHLDLMLDLQLLALQTDLTRVITFMIGKEQSPRPYPQIGVPDAHHPLSHHNDQPELVERMSRINRYHAELFARYLTKLRATPDGDGNLLDNMTILYGSGISNSTRHSGRNLPLLVMGGGAGTLRGGRHLEYSDDPGMANLLVTLMDKLGVPVESHGASTGALPLDTLPGL, from the coding sequence ATGATGACCATCCTGGGGAAATCGCTCCCCCGACGAACCCTCATTAAAGGTTTGGGCGCGAGCCTTGCGCTGCCGCTGCTCGATGCAATGGTACCCGTCGGGCTGCGTGGACTGTCTGCGCCTGAGCGCGTGCATCGCTTCCAAACCTTCTACGTGCCGAACGGCATGGCGATGGACTACTGGTCGCCAGTGGGCATAGGCGCTGATTTCGAGCTCACGCCGATCCTCGAGCCGCTCGCGCCTTTCAAGGATCAGATGCTGGTCCTGTCGGGGATCCGAGCGAATTGGAACCAGATTCACGCGGGTGCCTCCGGATCGTTCCTGACCGGCATTCCTCAGGGTGGACGTACCGAGACCGAGATTGTCGCGGACGTATCGATGGACCAGGTCCTGGCGCGAGAGTTCGGCCGGATCACCCAGGTGGCCTCGCTGGAGCTCGCCATGGACGCCCCGGCAAACGCGGGCGCCTGCAGCAGCAACCTGAGCTGCGTCTATACGCATACGCTCTCATGGCGCGGCCCCACGCAGCCGCTGCCGACGGAGTACAATCCTCGGGCCGTGTTCGAGCGACTGTTCGGCGACGCGGGCTCCACCGAGCGCGGCGCTCGTGAGAACAGGCTGAGACAGCAGAAGAGCATCCTCGACTCAGTGCTCGACAAGCTCGGTCAGCTAAGCCGGGAGATCGGCGCGCAGGATCAGATCAAGGTGGAGCAGTACACGGAAGCCATCCGGGATGTCGAGCGGCGCATCGAGAGGGCCGAAGCTCAGATCGATATCGAGCTGCCCAACTTCGAGCAGCCAGAAGGTGCACCGGCCGATTTCGAAGACCACCTGGACTTGATGCTCGACCTGCAGCTGCTGGCGCTCCAGACCGACCTGACGCGCGTCATCACGTTCATGATCGGCAAAGAGCAGAGCCCGCGGCCGTACCCGCAGATCGGTGTCCCGGACGCGCACCACCCGCTCTCGCATCACAATGACCAGCCGGAGCTGGTCGAGCGCATGTCGAGGATCAACCGGTATCACGCCGAACTGTTCGCCCGGTATCTGACCAAGCTGCGGGCGACCCCCGACGGCGACGGCAACCTGCTCGACAACATGACGATCCTGTATGGCTCGGGTATCTCCAACAGCACGCGGCATTCCGGCCGCAACCTGCCGCTGCTCGTGATGGGCGGGGGCGCAGGGACCCTGCGAGGCGGCCGACACCTCGAGTATTCCGACGATCCTGGGATGGCGAACCTGCTCGTCACGCTCATGGACAAGTTGGGCGTCCCGGTGGAGTCGCACGGGGCGAGCACCGGAGCGCTTCCGCTCGATACGCTGCCCGGGCTCTGA
- a CDS encoding ankyrin repeat domain-containing protein: protein MSVRVRGLIPLELALVLVGATGADPAPLIEAAKSADWEAVRTLLEQGADATATAPDGATALHWASYWDDVEAAELLTSAGADVNAANDLGATPLWNASLNGSVEMVRSLLEAGADADAALLSGETPVMTAARTGQAQVVGQLLAAGADPNATASRGQTALMWAASQRHPDAVRVLIEYGADVHARSETWSQVMAIPPHSIPANQQNVPHGGNTPLLFAVRVGGLASARLLADAGADVDATDAWGVSATVLAAHSGFSDLVEFLLDEGADPDAAGAGFSALHVAVMRRDVRIVSTLLAHGADANAQLANWTPTRRASRDWSIHPALVGASPFWLAARFSQPDVMRLLAEHGADPLFVHHADYMRTIGTYGANRTTEATTALMAAVGMGGSRRMRAFVSPDPADLEALSLEAVKLAVELGVDVDAVDEEGRTAADAAIYDSVVDFLSRVGRR from the coding sequence ATGAGCGTGCGCGTCAGGGGCCTGATTCCGCTGGAATTGGCTCTGGTGCTCGTGGGGGCCACAGGGGCTGACCCGGCGCCCCTGATCGAGGCGGCGAAGAGCGCGGATTGGGAGGCGGTCCGGACCCTGCTCGAGCAAGGAGCGGACGCCACCGCTACGGCGCCCGACGGAGCGACCGCGCTCCATTGGGCGAGCTACTGGGACGATGTCGAGGCCGCCGAGCTGCTGACCAGCGCCGGCGCCGACGTGAACGCCGCGAACGATCTCGGCGCGACGCCCCTCTGGAATGCGAGCTTGAACGGAAGCGTGGAGATGGTGCGCAGCCTGCTCGAGGCTGGAGCGGATGCCGACGCCGCTCTACTCTCCGGAGAGACCCCCGTCATGACCGCGGCTCGCACAGGCCAAGCCCAGGTGGTCGGGCAGCTACTCGCCGCCGGTGCCGATCCGAACGCCACCGCCTCGCGCGGTCAGACCGCGCTCATGTGGGCGGCTTCCCAGCGGCATCCTGACGCGGTTCGCGTGCTGATCGAGTACGGTGCGGACGTGCACGCCCGGTCGGAGACCTGGAGCCAGGTCATGGCCATCCCGCCGCACAGCATTCCAGCCAACCAGCAGAATGTTCCCCATGGCGGCAACACGCCGCTGCTGTTCGCGGTCCGGGTGGGAGGCCTGGCATCGGCACGGCTACTCGCCGATGCGGGTGCCGACGTCGACGCCACCGATGCCTGGGGCGTCAGCGCGACGGTTCTCGCCGCTCACTCCGGGTTTTCTGATCTGGTGGAGTTCCTGCTCGACGAGGGCGCCGACCCCGATGCGGCCGGCGCGGGGTTCTCCGCGCTGCACGTGGCGGTCATGCGTCGGGACGTACGCATCGTCAGCACGCTTCTCGCCCACGGAGCGGATGCCAACGCCCAACTCGCGAACTGGACGCCCACGAGGCGCGCTTCTAGGGACTGGTCCATTCACCCTGCCCTGGTCGGAGCCTCGCCGTTCTGGCTCGCGGCTCGCTTCAGCCAACCCGACGTCATGCGCTTGCTCGCCGAGCACGGCGCCGATCCGCTGTTCGTGCATCACGCCGACTATATGCGCACCATCGGCACGTACGGCGCCAACCGCACGACCGAAGCCACCACTGCGCTCATGGCAGCGGTCGGTATGGGTGGCTCGCGCAGAATGAGGGCATTCGTGTCCCCGGATCCCGCTGACCTGGAAGCTCTGAGCCTGGAAGCGGTCAAGCTCGCGGTGGAGCTCGGTGTGGACGTCGACGCCGTCGACGAGGAAGGTCGGACGGCGGCCGATGCTGCCATTTACGACTCAGTCGTGGACTTTCTCTCCAGAGTGGGTCGGCGGTAG
- a CDS encoding S9 family peptidase — MRRIILSLGVVLLASAPASAQAGRQLTLEDYYSVKSVGAPRISPAGDWIAYTVSLRIEETNATATESWIVQADRAAEPVRVQHDGQDVSDPRWADDGRLRFRSEDADWLIDPSRLSEPAVRDDGVEPAGSTSPDGRWLALTKDMPVPARPQLDMTAFEKRHEERFKGEAFDWYPFRRDRQSFPLPDPGEQALTEIFLAPADGSGDARQLTQLGLRPSGVRWRPDGSALLFSADESVLDELAYSRSDLFLVTVEGQLTRLTDDGYTYSGAGFSPDGRWISYTRGFGTNMIIDRKLKHGGPRDLYIRPADGGEPVNLTEEWDLDAGTPMWSPDSRYIYFVTGIGGARHLFRVAPNGGGVEQVTTGERRIQGLDIDRSFRRMTYTVGEFERPPDVYVADIDGRNERRLTDVNRDFLAEVEVASRPSERILYTSYDGTPVEGFLLYPYGYDAEAGSYPLIVVNHGGPHSASGYGFNFKNMLFAANGYFVFLPNFRSSTGYGDDFKWGTWGAWGTNDGEDVLAGVDHLIERYPIDRDRVGSTGHSYGGILTNWLITRYPDRFRAAVPGAGASNWTSNYALSDVSRTKEMEFLGPPWDPEAREVMIRQSAYLNSGGVQAATLFVHGEDDYRVPLEGSIQLYTSLKKQRVPTKLIIYEGMAHGIRGHWNNVHRMINELRWWETYLKPTGTVPVSDAN; from the coding sequence ATGCGCCGGATCATCCTTTCTCTCGGTGTAGTACTTCTCGCGTCCGCCCCCGCGTCGGCTCAGGCGGGGCGCCAACTTACCTTGGAGGACTACTACAGTGTGAAGAGCGTCGGAGCTCCCCGGATCTCCCCTGCGGGGGATTGGATCGCCTACACAGTCTCGCTTCGCATCGAGGAGACGAATGCGACCGCGACAGAGTCGTGGATCGTGCAGGCCGACAGAGCGGCCGAGCCGGTACGGGTTCAACACGACGGTCAGGACGTGTCCGACCCTCGCTGGGCCGACGATGGACGCCTGCGGTTCCGTTCTGAGGACGCCGACTGGCTGATCGATCCGTCACGTTTGAGCGAACCCGCGGTCCGCGACGACGGCGTGGAGCCGGCCGGCTCCACGAGCCCCGACGGGCGCTGGCTCGCCCTCACGAAGGACATGCCGGTGCCGGCGCGTCCGCAGCTCGACATGACCGCGTTCGAGAAGCGCCACGAGGAGCGGTTCAAGGGTGAGGCATTCGACTGGTACCCCTTCCGGCGCGACCGTCAGAGCTTCCCGCTCCCGGATCCCGGAGAGCAGGCGCTGACCGAGATCTTCCTCGCGCCCGCCGACGGAAGTGGTGACGCCCGCCAGCTGACGCAGCTGGGGCTGCGACCGAGCGGCGTGCGGTGGAGGCCGGATGGGAGCGCGCTCCTTTTCAGCGCCGACGAATCCGTGCTCGACGAGCTGGCCTACAGCCGGTCGGACCTCTTCCTGGTCACGGTAGAGGGGCAGCTCACCCGCCTCACGGACGACGGTTACACATACTCGGGAGCAGGCTTCTCGCCTGACGGTCGGTGGATCTCGTACACGCGCGGCTTCGGCACCAACATGATCATCGACCGGAAGCTGAAGCACGGTGGACCGCGAGACCTCTACATTCGGCCGGCCGACGGTGGCGAGCCCGTGAACCTCACCGAGGAGTGGGATCTCGATGCCGGCACGCCGATGTGGTCGCCGGACAGTCGGTACATCTATTTCGTCACTGGCATCGGCGGAGCGAGGCACCTCTTCCGAGTCGCCCCGAACGGAGGCGGCGTGGAGCAGGTCACCACAGGCGAGCGCCGAATCCAAGGACTCGACATCGACCGGTCGTTCCGGCGCATGACGTATACCGTGGGTGAGTTCGAGCGACCCCCGGATGTCTATGTGGCCGACATCGACGGGCGGAACGAGCGCCGCCTCACGGATGTGAACCGGGACTTCCTCGCCGAAGTCGAGGTGGCGAGCCGCCCGTCGGAGCGGATCCTCTACACGAGCTACGACGGCACGCCGGTGGAGGGCTTCCTGCTGTACCCCTACGGCTACGACGCGGAGGCCGGGTCATACCCGTTGATCGTCGTCAACCACGGCGGTCCCCACAGCGCCTCGGGATACGGCTTCAACTTCAAGAACATGCTGTTCGCCGCCAACGGGTACTTCGTGTTCCTACCCAACTTCCGCAGCTCGACCGGCTACGGCGACGACTTCAAGTGGGGCACGTGGGGAGCCTGGGGCACCAACGACGGCGAGGACGTGCTGGCGGGCGTCGACCACCTCATCGAGCGGTACCCGATCGACCGAGACCGCGTAGGTTCGACCGGCCACTCGTACGGCGGCATTCTGACCAACTGGCTGATCACTCGTTATCCAGACCGGTTCAGGGCTGCCGTCCCCGGCGCCGGCGCCTCCAATTGGACCAGCAACTACGCGCTTTCGGACGTTTCACGCACCAAGGAGATGGAGTTCCTCGGACCGCCCTGGGATCCCGAGGCGAGAGAGGTCATGATCCGGCAGTCCGCGTATCTCAACTCGGGCGGGGTCCAGGCCGCCACGTTGTTCGTCCACGGCGAGGACGACTACCGCGTTCCGTTGGAGGGCTCGATCCAACTTTACACCTCTCTCAAAAAGCAGCGGGTACCTACGAAGCTCATCATCTACGAAGGCATGGCGCATGGCATCCGAGGTCACTGGAACAACGTGCACCGGATGATAAACGAGCTCCGCTGGTGGGAGACGTACCTGAAACCCACCGGCACCGTGCCCGTGAGCGACGCCAACTGA